One Strix uralensis isolate ZFMK-TIS-50842 chromosome 9, bStrUra1, whole genome shotgun sequence DNA segment encodes these proteins:
- the NCL gene encoding nucleolin, whose protein sequence is MVKIAKTPKNQIKQKKMAPPPKKVEESEEEESSELEESSGEEMIPQKKQKAAVTPAKKAATPAKKAATPAKKAVTPAKKAVATPAKKAVAPSPKKAAVLAKGAKNGKNAKKEESEEEDEEDDEEDDDEEEEEEEEDSDEEEEPAMPVKPAAKKPAAVPAKKPAVVPAKQESEEEEDEEEDDEEDDDESEDEAMDTTPIQVKKPTPAKAVPVKAKADSEDEEDEEDDDEDEDEEEEEDEEDAEEESEDEKPVKEAPGKRKKEMANKSAPEAKKKKTDGPTSAFSLFVGNLVPTKEFEELKTGIKEFFGKKNIEVLDVRIGASKRFGYVDFSSAEDLDKALQLNGKKLMGFEIKLEKAKSKETMKENKKERDARTLFVKNLPYRLTEDEMREVFENALEIRIVMNKEGNSKGMAYIEFKTEAEANKALEEKQGTEIDGRAMVIDFTGEKSHQDHQKGGGERESKTLIVNNLSYAASEETLQELFKKASSIKMPQTNQGRPKGYAFVEFPTTEDAKEALNSCNNTEIEGRAIRLEFSSPAWQKGNMNARGGFNQQSKTLFVRGLSEDTTEETLRESFEGSISARIVTDRDTGSSKGFGFVDFSSPEDAKAAKEAMEDGEIDGNKVILDFAKPKGEFQRGSGFGGGFGGRGGRGGGRGGRGGFGGRGGGRGFGGRGGGFRGGRGGGGDHKPQGKKIKFE, encoded by the exons ATGGTGAAGATCGCCAAG ACTCCCAAGAATcagatcaaacagaaaaaaatggctcctccccccaaaaaggtCGAGGAAAGCGAGGAAGAAGAGTCCTCAGAACTAGAGGAAAGCAGCGGAGAAGAG ATGATCCCTCAGAAGAAGCAAAAAGCAGCGGTTACACCAGCCAAGAAGGCTGCTACCCCTGCAAAGAAGGCTGCTACTCCTGCAAAAAAGGCAGTTACACCTGCCAAGAAGGCTGTGGCTACTCCAGCTAAAAAGGCTGTTGCTCCATCACCTAAAAAAGCTGCTGTCCTAGCCAAAGGAgcaaaaaatggaaagaatgcCAAGAAGGAAGAGAGcgaggaagaagatgaagaagatgacgaggaagatgatgatgaggaggaggaggaagaggaagaagattcTG atgaggaagaggaacCGGCAATGCCTGTGAAACCTGCAGCCAAAAAGCCTGCAGCAGTACCAGCCAAAAAGCCTGCAGTTGTGCCAGCAAAGCAAGAatctgaggaagaggaggacgaggaggaggatgatgaggaagatgatgatg AGTCTGAAGATGAAGCCATGGACACAACCCCTATTCAGGTGAAGAAACCTACTCCAGCAAAGGCCGTGCCAGTGAAAGCCAAGGCAGACTCTGAAgatgaggaagatgaagaggatgatgatgaagatgaggatgaagaggaggaggaggatgaagaggatgCCGAGGAGGAAAGTGAGGATGAAA AACCTGTCAAGGAAGCAcctgggaagaggaagaaagaaatggccAATAAAAGTGCACCAGaggccaagaaaaagaaaacagatg GGCCTACTTCAGCTTTCTCCCTCTTTGTGGGAAATTTGGTCCCCACCAAGGAGtttgaagaactgaagactggcatcAAAGAATTCTTTGGGAAGAAGAATATCGAAGTTTTAGATGTCAGAATTGGTGCTTCCAA GCGATTCGGCTATGTAGACTTTTCATCTGCTGAAGATCTGGATAAAGCTCTCCAACTGAATGGGAAGAAGTTAATGGGTTTTGAAATCAAACtggaaaaagcaaagagcaaggaaacaatgaaagaaaataagaaag AGAGAGATGCTCGAACACTGTTTGTGAAGAATCTGCCCTACCGCTTAACTGAAGATGAAATGAGAGAGGTGTTTGAAAACGCACTAGAAATCCGGATAGTAATGAACAAGGAGGGGAACAGCAAAGG GATGGCATATATTGAATTTAAAACAGAAGCTGAGGCAAACAAAGCTCTGGAGGAGAAGCAGGGCACAGAGATTGATGGTCGCGCCATGGTCATTGACTTCACTGGTGAGAAGAGCCATCAAGACCATCAGAAAG gaggtggagagagggagTCAAAGACCCTAATTGTCAACAACCTCTCGTATGCTGCTTCAGAAGAGACTCTCCAAGAACTGTTTAAGAAAGCTTCTTCCATTAAGATGCCACAGACCAACCAGGGCAGGCCTAAAGG GTATGCGTTTGTAGAATTTCCCACGACTGAGGATGCCAAAGAGGCATTGAATTCCTGTAACAACACAGAGATTGAGGGCAGAGCAATCAGACTGGAATTCAGTTCACCAGCATGGCAGAAAGGGAACATGAACGCAAGAGGAGGATTTAATC AACAAAGCAAAACGTTGTTTGTCAGAGGCCTTTCTGAGGACACCACAGAGGAGACGCTAAGAGAATCATTTGAAGGCTCTATAAGTGCTAGAATAGTCACAGACAGAGACACTGGATCATCTAAAGG GTTTGGGTTTGTGGACTTCAGCTCCCCAGAAGATGCCAAAGCAGCTAAAGAAGCCATGGAGGATGGAGAGATAGATGGAAACAAAGTGATCCTCGATTTTGCCAAGCCAAAGGGTGAATTTCAACGTGGCAGCGGATTTGGCGGTGGATTTGGCGGTCGTGGCGGCAGAGGAGGAGGCCGAGGAGGAAGGGGTGGATTTGGTGGCAGAGGTGGTGGCAGAGGATTTGGAG gTAGAGGAGGAGGCTTccgaggaggcagaggaggaggtggagatcACAAGCCGCAAGGGAAGAAGATAAAGTTTGAATaa
- the B3GNT7 gene encoding UDP-GlcNAc:betaGal beta-1,3-N-acetylglucosaminyltransferase 7 isoform X2 — MAPSQFMQGQQQKELPPPEPLKTQKRDNSFSITSTFWKSKKEKAPVKEEESVTAKQAKSWDVTTTNCSANQNFSKVDWFKGLEPNFQQFLLYRHCRYFPMLINHPEKCNGDVYLLIVVKSIITQHDRREAIRRTWGQEKEVEGKRIRTLFLLGTTSKEEERANYQKLLDYENHIYGDILQWDFLDSFFNLTLKEVHFLKWLNIYCDNVRFIFKGDDDVFVSPSNILEFLEDKKEGEDLFVGDVLYKAKPIRKKENKYYIPSALYNKSNYPPYAGGGGFIMDGPLAKRLHKTSETLELYPIDDVFLGMCLEVLKVSPVGHEGFKTFGIVKNKNSKMNKEPCFFRSMLVVHKLLPPELLQMWDLVHSNLTCSRKLNVL; from the coding sequence ATGGCCCCCAGTCAGTTCATGCAGGGCCAGCAGCAGAAAGAGCTGCCTCCTCCGGAGCccctgaaaacacagaagagagacAACTCCTTCTCCATCACCAGCACTTTCTGGAAAAGCAAGAAGGAGAAAGCTCctgtgaaggaggaggagagcgtGACAGCAAAGCAAGCCAAATCCTGGGATGTCACCACTACCAACTGCTCAGCCAACCAGAACTTCAGCAAGGTGGACTGGTTCAAAGGACTGGAGCCCAACTTCCAGCAGTTCCTGCTCTATCGGCACTGCCGCTACTTCCCCATGCTGATCAATCACCCTGAGAAATGCAACGGGGATGTCTATCTGCTCATCGTGGTCAAGTCTATCATCACGCAGCACGATCGCCGCGAGGCCATTCGGAGGACCTGGGGCcaggagaaggaggtggagggCAAGAGGATTAGGACACTGTTCTTGTTGGGCACAACCTccaaggaagaggagagagccaACTACCAGAAACTGCTGGATTACGAGAACCACATCTATGGAGATATCTTGCAGTGGGATTTCCTGGACAGCTTCTTCAACCTCACTCTCAAAGAGGTCCATTTCCTGAAGTGGCTGAACATCTACTGTGACAACGTCCGCTTCATCTTCAAAGGTGACGATGATGTGTTTGTGAGTCCCAGCAACATCCTGGAGTTCCTGGAGGacaagaaggagggagaggatcTCTTTGTGGGGGATGTCCTCTACAAAGCCAAGCCAATCCGGAAGAAGGAGAACAAGTACTACATCCCCAGCGCCCTCTACAACAAAAGCAACTACCCACCCTATGCAGGGGGGGGGGGCTTCATCATGGATGGACCCCTGGCCAAGAGGCTGCATAAGACCTCGGAAACGCTGGAGCTGTACCCCATTGACGACGTCTTCTTAGGGATGTGCTTGGAGGTCCTTAAAGTATCACCTGTTGGGCACGAGGGCTTCAAAACTTTTGGCATTGTGAAGAACAAGAACAGCAAGATGAACAAGGAGCCATGTTTTTTCCGCAGTATGTTGGTGGTTCATAAACTGCTGCCTCCAGAGTTGCTCCAAATGTGGGACTTGGTCCATAGTAACTTGACATGCTCGAGAAAACTCAACGTCCTTTAG
- the B3GNT7 gene encoding UDP-GlcNAc:betaGal beta-1,3-N-acetylglucosaminyltransferase 7 isoform X1 — translation MFQWKKTIYKTVCLSFLLVITVTVLQRGMAPSQFMQGQQQKELPPPEPLKTQKRDNSFSITSTFWKSKKEKAPVKEEESVTAKQAKSWDVTTTNCSANQNFSKVDWFKGLEPNFQQFLLYRHCRYFPMLINHPEKCNGDVYLLIVVKSIITQHDRREAIRRTWGQEKEVEGKRIRTLFLLGTTSKEEERANYQKLLDYENHIYGDILQWDFLDSFFNLTLKEVHFLKWLNIYCDNVRFIFKGDDDVFVSPSNILEFLEDKKEGEDLFVGDVLYKAKPIRKKENKYYIPSALYNKSNYPPYAGGGGFIMDGPLAKRLHKTSETLELYPIDDVFLGMCLEVLKVSPVGHEGFKTFGIVKNKNSKMNKEPCFFRSMLVVHKLLPPELLQMWDLVHSNLTCSRKLNVL, via the coding sequence GAAGAAGACCATCTACAAAACGGTTTGCCTCTCCTTCTTGCTGGTGATCACGGTGACGGTGCTGCAACGGGGAATGGCCCCCAGTCAGTTCATGCAGGGCCAGCAGCAGAAAGAGCTGCCTCCTCCGGAGCccctgaaaacacagaagagagacAACTCCTTCTCCATCACCAGCACTTTCTGGAAAAGCAAGAAGGAGAAAGCTCctgtgaaggaggaggagagcgtGACAGCAAAGCAAGCCAAATCCTGGGATGTCACCACTACCAACTGCTCAGCCAACCAGAACTTCAGCAAGGTGGACTGGTTCAAAGGACTGGAGCCCAACTTCCAGCAGTTCCTGCTCTATCGGCACTGCCGCTACTTCCCCATGCTGATCAATCACCCTGAGAAATGCAACGGGGATGTCTATCTGCTCATCGTGGTCAAGTCTATCATCACGCAGCACGATCGCCGCGAGGCCATTCGGAGGACCTGGGGCcaggagaaggaggtggagggCAAGAGGATTAGGACACTGTTCTTGTTGGGCACAACCTccaaggaagaggagagagccaACTACCAGAAACTGCTGGATTACGAGAACCACATCTATGGAGATATCTTGCAGTGGGATTTCCTGGACAGCTTCTTCAACCTCACTCTCAAAGAGGTCCATTTCCTGAAGTGGCTGAACATCTACTGTGACAACGTCCGCTTCATCTTCAAAGGTGACGATGATGTGTTTGTGAGTCCCAGCAACATCCTGGAGTTCCTGGAGGacaagaaggagggagaggatcTCTTTGTGGGGGATGTCCTCTACAAAGCCAAGCCAATCCGGAAGAAGGAGAACAAGTACTACATCCCCAGCGCCCTCTACAACAAAAGCAACTACCCACCCTATGCAGGGGGGGGGGGCTTCATCATGGATGGACCCCTGGCCAAGAGGCTGCATAAGACCTCGGAAACGCTGGAGCTGTACCCCATTGACGACGTCTTCTTAGGGATGTGCTTGGAGGTCCTTAAAGTATCACCTGTTGGGCACGAGGGCTTCAAAACTTTTGGCATTGTGAAGAACAAGAACAGCAAGATGAACAAGGAGCCATGTTTTTTCCGCAGTATGTTGGTGGTTCATAAACTGCTGCCTCCAGAGTTGCTCCAAATGTGGGACTTGGTCCATAGTAACTTGACATGCTCGAGAAAACTCAACGTCCTTTAG